In Helicobacter mastomyrinus, a single genomic region encodes these proteins:
- a CDS encoding FAD-linked oxidase C-terminal domain-containing protein, producing the protein MLDKSHIQALKSIVGEENCYDDKAHLVAYCYDATRERYEPEAVVFPRNEADVSAILAYCNTHKIPVIPRGAGSGFTGGALPVNGGIILAMERYFNRILEIDEKNLIARVQPGVVNKAFQEAVEKKGLFYPPDPASQEYSTLGGNVSENAGGMRAAKYGITKDYVMALRAVLPNGDVIRAGKKTIKDVAGFNVAGILIASEGNLAVITEITLKLIAKPRLSRSAMGVFPNIESAMNAVYKTMASGITPVAMEFLDNLSIRAVEERFHKGLPIDAGAILITQVDGDLTEQLDFQLNILSDKFKENGCIDFRIAKNDEEAQNLWFARRNVSQSITIYGKKKLNEDITVPRSSLPALLSEIGKLSEKYGFKIPCFGHTGDGNVHVNVMVKDPSDKAVLQRGYECIEEIFKIAISLEGTLSGEHGIGLSKAPFMRLAFSQAEMDLFARIKKAFDPNNILNPGKMGLPL; encoded by the coding sequence ATGCTTGATAAAAGCCATATTCAAGCCCTAAAATCTATCGTGGGTGAGGAAAATTGCTATGATGATAAGGCGCATTTGGTGGCGTATTGCTATGATGCTACACGTGAACGTTATGAGCCTGAAGCAGTGGTATTCCCACGTAATGAGGCAGATGTAAGCGCTATCTTAGCCTATTGCAACACACACAAGATTCCTGTTATTCCTCGTGGCGCAGGGAGTGGATTCACAGGGGGAGCATTGCCTGTAAATGGTGGTATTATCCTTGCGATGGAACGATATTTTAATCGCATTTTAGAGATCGATGAAAAGAATCTTATTGCAAGGGTGCAGCCTGGAGTTGTCAATAAAGCCTTCCAAGAGGCAGTAGAAAAAAAAGGATTGTTCTATCCGCCAGATCCAGCCAGTCAGGAGTACAGCACACTTGGGGGTAATGTAAGCGAAAATGCCGGCGGTATGCGTGCGGCAAAATATGGCATTACAAAGGATTATGTGATGGCATTACGTGCTGTGCTGCCTAATGGCGATGTGATACGTGCGGGCAAAAAAACGATTAAAGATGTTGCGGGATTTAATGTCGCTGGGATTTTGATAGCTAGCGAGGGAAATCTTGCTGTGATTACAGAGATTACGCTTAAGCTTATTGCCAAGCCTAGATTGTCGCGTTCAGCAATGGGCGTATTCCCAAATATAGAGTCTGCTATGAATGCAGTATATAAAACAATGGCAAGTGGTATCACACCTGTGGCGATGGAGTTTTTAGATAATTTAAGCATACGCGCAGTTGAGGAGCGATTCCACAAAGGGTTGCCCATAGACGCAGGAGCGATACTTATCACGCAGGTTGATGGAGACTTGACAGAGCAGCTTGACTTTCAACTCAATATATTAAGTGATAAATTTAAAGAAAATGGTTGTATTGATTTTAGAATCGCAAAGAATGATGAGGAGGCACAGAATTTGTGGTTTGCAAGGCGCAATGTAAGTCAAAGCATTACCATTTATGGCAAAAAGAAGCTCAATGAAGACATTACCGTGCCTCGCTCATCTCTCCCTGCATTGCTTAGCGAAATAGGCAAGTTAAGTGAGAAATATGGCTTTAAAATTCCCTGCTTTGGACATACCGGTGATGGCAATGTGCATGTAAATGTAATGGTAAAAGACCCAAGCGATAAAGCCGTACTGCAGAGAGGATATGAGTGCATAGAGGAGATTTTCAAAATAGCTATTAGCCTAGAGGGGACATTGAGTGGAGAGCATGGTATAGGGCTATCTAAAGCCCCATTTATGCGCCTGGCATTCAGCCAAGCAGAGATGGATTTATTTGCACGTATTAAAAAAGCCTTTGATCCAAACAATATTCTTAATCCTGGTAAAATGGGACTTCCTCTCTAA
- the rimP gene encoding ribosome maturation factor RimP has product MLSLHTQDKIAKLAANLGLYIYDIDMLKEDNRPILRISITRKAPMQMPKSPNESAITLQDCQTLSELISPLLDVEESNLDSYYLEVSSPGLERTLKTFTHYTYSLGEYVSVKLGDKSIIEGILLNVNEEGIDIQSHQNPIHLPFADIKKAKVIFAL; this is encoded by the coding sequence ATGCTTTCACTTCACACACAGGATAAAATTGCTAAACTCGCTGCAAATCTTGGGCTATATATCTATGATATTGATATGCTTAAAGAAGATAATCGCCCTATTTTGCGTATTTCCATTACTCGCAAAGCCCCTATGCAAATGCCTAAATCTCCTAATGAATCTGCCATTACCCTGCAGGATTGCCAAACTTTAAGTGAGCTTATCTCGCCCCTGCTTGATGTGGAGGAATCAAACTTAGATAGTTATTATTTAGAAGTGAGTTCTCCGGGGCTAGAGCGTACGTTAAAGACTTTTACACATTATACATATTCGCTTGGGGAGTATGTGAGCGTTAAGCTTGGCGATAAAAGCATTATTGAGGGCATTTTGCTTAATGTAAATGAAGAAGGCATAGATATACAATCCCATCAAAACCCCATACATCTGCCATTTGCGGATATTAAGAAAGCGAAGGTGATTTTTGCGCTCTAG
- the tgt gene encoding tRNA guanosine(34) transglycosylase Tgt produces MHCALQAQDGKARALNLTLSHSQVQTPVFMPVGTQGCVKALDSCDMSQLLDAKIILANTYHIYLRVGIERLQTFEGIHRFSAFNGNYLSDSGGFQAFSLSENTKITDEGVSFKSHIDGSKHFFSPEFALDIQYAINSDIMMVLDDLVGLPASDERIADSVNRTSMWAQRSLAYHQKAKAEGRSTTNNLFAIIQGGTSPHFRTLSAQQLVNMGDFDGFAIGGLAVGEETKAMYECIAHTTALMPTHKPRYLMGVGTPENIIESIALGVDMFDCVMPTRNARNATLFTHFGKINIKSAAFINDESPIDSLCDCYTCRHYSRAYLCHLFRSNEITYHRLATLHNLHYYLSLARGAREAILQGQFKAYRARFYDLRKMEVPDEY; encoded by the coding sequence ATGCACTGCGCCCTCCAAGCACAAGATGGCAAAGCTAGAGCCTTAAACCTCACTCTTTCTCATTCCCAAGTGCAAACACCTGTATTTATGCCCGTTGGTACACAGGGCTGCGTAAAGGCGCTTGATAGCTGTGATATGTCTCAACTTTTAGACGCAAAGATTATCCTTGCAAATACCTATCATATATACTTACGTGTGGGCATAGAGCGATTGCAAACCTTTGAGGGCATTCATCGCTTTAGCGCTTTTAATGGCAATTATTTAAGCGATAGCGGAGGATTTCAAGCCTTTAGCCTAAGTGAAAATACAAAAATCACCGATGAGGGTGTGAGCTTCAAATCCCATATCGATGGTTCAAAGCACTTTTTCTCACCCGAATTTGCCCTTGATATACAATACGCCATCAATAGTGATATTATGATGGTGCTTGATGATTTGGTAGGGCTACCTGCGAGTGATGAGAGGATAGCAGATTCTGTCAATCGCACAAGTATGTGGGCGCAAAGAAGCCTTGCATATCATCAAAAGGCTAAGGCAGAGGGTAGAAGCACTACAAATAATCTTTTTGCTATTATCCAAGGTGGCACAAGTCCACATTTCCGCACACTCTCGGCACAACAACTTGTTAATATGGGCGATTTTGATGGATTTGCCATTGGTGGATTAGCGGTAGGGGAGGAAACTAAAGCGATGTATGAGTGCATTGCGCATACCACAGCCCTTATGCCTACACACAAGCCGCGTTATCTTATGGGCGTAGGCACACCGGAAAATATTATAGAATCTATCGCGCTAGGTGTGGATATGTTTGACTGCGTTATGCCTACAAGAAATGCCCGAAATGCCACGCTTTTTACGCATTTTGGTAAAATCAATATCAAATCCGCTGCGTTTATCAATGATGAATCGCCTATAGACAGCCTATGTGATTGTTACACTTGCCGCCATTATAGTCGTGCTTATCTCTGTCATCTCTTCCGCTCAAATGAAATTACCTATCATCGCTTAGCGACTTTGCATAATCTGCATTATTATTTAAGTCTTGCTAGGGGTGCTAGGGAGGCGATTTTGCAAGGGCAATTTAAGGCATATCGCGCAAGATTCTATGATTTAAGAAAAATGGAGGTGCCAGATGAATATTAA
- the rbfA gene encoding 30S ribosome-binding factor RbfA, with product MNIKQQRLESLLVEVLSEALSQLSDTQINSLSITGVKCSRGKQSAEVFIEGSALSGEERTQILHKLHKAQGILKEYVMSATQWFRAPNLRFSFDDSLYHTNNLDAIFAQIAKDKH from the coding sequence ATGAATATTAAGCAGCAACGTTTAGAATCTCTGCTTGTTGAAGTGTTAAGCGAGGCGCTTTCACAGCTTAGCGATACGCAGATTAATAGCCTTAGCATTACAGGCGTGAAATGCTCTAGGGGCAAACAAAGCGCAGAGGTGTTTATTGAGGGTTCAGCACTGAGTGGTGAGGAGCGCACACAGATTTTGCATAAGCTTCATAAGGCACAAGGAATTCTCAAAGAGTATGTAATGAGCGCTACACAGTGGTTTCGTGCGCCGAATTTGCGCTTTAGCTTTGATGATTCTCTTTATCACACTAATAACCTAGATGCTATCTTTGCGCAAATTGCTAAAGATAAGCATTAA
- a CDS encoding tRNA1(Val) (adenine(37)-N6)-methyltransferase, giving the protein MAAIDIYQLKNGYCYNTDSLILAYFAKQFLKKHFSIVDVGAGSGILGILCAREIISLGGKPQLHLVEKDRIMSLLAAKNSHAFEGVVHCMDFLNFDPHTKFDFLISNPPFYTQGALFGDNERKNMARFQHFLPLPLLFKRIKRILQPNGVMCMCYDARLCVEFIHEAQSSGFHIDVMQFVHSLRDREANLVLVKAKIQSKSPTRILPPIFTHLSPNQSDNTEMLKAIYAWAQTRSIKIDQDELET; this is encoded by the coding sequence ATGGCTGCAATAGATATTTATCAACTCAAAAATGGCTATTGTTATAATACTGATAGTCTTATCCTTGCGTATTTTGCAAAGCAGTTTCTCAAAAAACATTTTAGTATTGTAGATGTAGGAGCAGGGAGTGGGATTCTAGGGATATTATGCGCTAGAGAGATTATATCCCTTGGCGGAAAACCACAACTCCATCTTGTAGAGAAAGATAGAATTATGAGTCTTTTAGCAGCTAAAAACAGTCACGCTTTTGAGGGAGTGGTGCATTGTATGGATTTTTTAAATTTTGACCCTCATACAAAGTTTGATTTTCTTATCTCAAACCCACCATTTTACACTCAAGGTGCATTGTTTGGAGACAATGAGCGTAAGAATATGGCACGTTTTCAGCACTTTTTACCACTTCCGCTTTTGTTTAAACGTATCAAACGTATTTTACAACCTAATGGTGTAATGTGTATGTGCTATGATGCAAGATTGTGTGTAGAGTTTATCCACGAAGCTCAATCAAGTGGATTCCATATTGATGTAATGCAATTTGTGCATTCCTTACGCGATAGGGAGGCGAATCTCGTGCTTGTCAAGGCAAAGATTCAATCCAAATCACCTACACGTATCCTACCCCCCATTTTTACACATTTAAGCCCCAATCAAAGCGACAATACAGAAATGCTTAAAGCCATTTACGCGTGGGCGCAGACAAGAAGCATTAAAATAGATCAAGATGAGCTAGAGACATAA
- a CDS encoding plasminogen-binding N-terminal domain-containing protein — protein MRLILGLLCCMGLAYGIDTSPASTHITEVSSKEVIFPAKNLKVGQSGVILTRKDSYNVIIADVQITRIKNNVAYADYTAFDSIKQKYLPTPIAKPRQGDVVLFNGFYNKAIAIAPDQESYNKILSTPSQTQFAHIDLFSAFLAKDGINDPKQKHFQAFCKAYSIGLVYIFASNGINVLDCQSFAILEEIPMQKPQLTQTQAPFFSRIANIDTGSLASKLRSKKSRQFFSYYDGLLSQSLKKFHSTDKE, from the coding sequence ATGCGACTTATATTAGGATTGTTATGTTGTATGGGATTGGCTTATGGGATTGACACAAGTCCTGCAAGCACACATATTACAGAAGTTAGCTCAAAAGAAGTAATCTTCCCTGCTAAAAATCTCAAAGTAGGACAAAGTGGCGTTATCCTTACACGTAAAGACAGCTATAATGTAATTATCGCTGATGTGCAAATCACGCGCATTAAGAACAATGTGGCATATGCAGACTATACAGCCTTTGATAGCATTAAGCAAAAGTATCTCCCCACACCCATCGCCAAGCCTAGGCAAGGCGATGTAGTGCTTTTTAATGGATTCTATAATAAAGCCATTGCTATCGCCCCTGACCAAGAGAGTTATAACAAGATTCTCTCAACGCCCTCACAAACGCAATTCGCACATATCGATTTATTTAGTGCATTTTTAGCAAAAGATGGTATTAATGACCCCAAACAAAAGCATTTTCAAGCATTTTGTAAAGCATATAGTATAGGTTTGGTGTATATATTTGCCTCAAATGGTATCAACGTGCTTGATTGTCAAAGTTTTGCAATTTTAGAGGAAATCCCTATGCAAAAGCCGCAGCTCACGCAAACACAAGCTCCATTTTTCTCACGCATTGCTAATATTGATACAGGCTCACTAGCAAGTAAATTGCGCTCTAAAAAATCGCGCCAATTTTTTAGCTATTATGATGGGCTATTAAGCCAAAGTCTTAAAAAATTTCATTCCACAGATAAGGAGTAG
- the ribD gene encoding bifunctional diaminohydroxyphosphoribosylaminopyrimidine deaminase/5-amino-6-(5-phosphoribosylamino)uracil reductase RibD gives MRSSDELLLHYCCALAWQHQTLALPNPSVGAIVVAQNGEILATGVHIIAGSPHAEVLAIQAAYYKLTGDKQILNLTKSEDIHHYLLSHHQGIFQQCALYVSLEPCNHQGKTPPCAALVAALKFAKVCIAMCESHSLAAGGLTHLLTHNLNAFYVQSPAVQHIAQSLLLPFHTLRNKGRFTLFKLAKRLDGSYKNGHISHQDAQIFTHNQRSVCDYICISGNTLRHDNPLLNARYAIPPYNSLATQQVFILSRIQKSLESLKASTCADSQDSYRVSKMLETSYNALKHRIHFSDNPGEIENLQGFVIIEGGFELLATLRKNIDMLLIHQSLEAQHAEGEYLTHSFSGRFTLLHQMTLGEDIALWLQ, from the coding sequence TTGCGCTCTAGTGATGAATTATTATTGCATTATTGTTGCGCTCTGGCGTGGCAGCACCAAACACTCGCCTTGCCTAATCCAAGTGTGGGAGCGATAGTAGTGGCACAAAATGGGGAGATTCTCGCCACAGGGGTGCATATCATTGCAGGAAGCCCTCACGCTGAAGTTTTAGCCATACAGGCAGCTTACTATAAACTCACGGGAGATAAGCAGATTCTAAACCTTACAAAAAGCGAGGATATACACCATTATCTTTTAAGTCATCACCAGGGTATATTTCAGCAATGCGCTTTGTATGTGAGCCTAGAGCCTTGCAATCATCAGGGCAAAACGCCTCCTTGTGCCGCGCTTGTCGCTGCATTAAAGTTTGCCAAAGTATGTATTGCAATGTGTGAATCACACTCTCTAGCCGCAGGAGGATTAACCCATCTCTTAACGCATAATCTTAATGCCTTTTATGTCCAATCCCCAGCTGTGCAACATATCGCCCAATCACTCCTTTTACCATTTCATACATTGCGTAATAAGGGCAGATTTACACTTTTTAAACTCGCTAAAAGGCTTGATGGAAGCTATAAAAATGGGCATATATCACATCAGGATGCACAGATTTTCACACATAATCAACGCAGTGTGTGCGACTATATATGTATCTCGGGTAATACCCTAAGACACGATAATCCCTTGCTTAATGCTCGATATGCCATACCTCCTTATAATAGCTTAGCAACACAGCAAGTGTTTATTCTCTCACGCATACAAAAGTCTTTAGAATCTCTTAAAGCCTCTACTTGTGCGGATTCTCAAGATTCTTATAGAGTTTCTAAAATGCTTGAAACTTCTTATAATGCCCTCAAACATCGCATACACTTTAGCGATAACCCTGGAGAGATAGAGAATCTTCAGGGATTTGTGATTATCGAGGGGGGTTTTGAGCTACTTGCCACCTTGAGAAAAAACATTGATATGCTACTTATTCATCAATCCCTAGAAGCACAACACGCAGAGGGAGAGTATTTGACGCATTCCTTTAGTGGTAGATTCACGCTTTTACACCAAATGACTTTAGGGGAGGACATTGCCTTATGGCTGCAATAG